In Calothrix sp. PCC 7507, one DNA window encodes the following:
- a CDS encoding proton extrusion protein PcxA — MKASFFTKNKGLLRQKIAEYLRRSSRWFLDTPERAILEAYEAANKIKNIEIEHFAGQKISAESVSVMSYWQGYLNKNLIVIKVRLAEFKLSYSILNISDTDVLEKLQFIDEVISKYTLKLELIENNVLVSVFEPLQTNTSKVNDKLDVSNTEIIKTQSISQKTGFLPRSLGITFNKIQADFTPQAEENFVRNYRISRNRTRTALRFFLILILVPLLTQHFSKQILINPIVERNINKSNTQIFLNSEMEENALQELKTFEERLKFASLLKQAPELSVEAIEEKVKKKAIEIAEDFNRKSSSAISNIFADIISLITFGIIIFMSKREIVIVKSFIDNVVYGLSDSAKAFLIILFTDVFVGFHSPHGWEILLEGLGEHLGLSANRSVIFLFIATFPVILDTIVKYWIFRYLSRLSPSALATLKEMNE, encoded by the coding sequence ATGAAAGCTTCATTTTTTACTAAAAATAAAGGTTTACTGCGTCAGAAAATTGCGGAATATTTGCGAAGATCAAGCAGGTGGTTTTTAGATACGCCAGAAAGAGCTATTTTAGAAGCCTACGAGGCGGCTAACAAAATTAAAAATATTGAAATAGAACACTTTGCTGGGCAAAAAATATCTGCTGAATCTGTAAGTGTCATGTCTTATTGGCAAGGATATCTAAATAAAAATTTAATTGTTATCAAGGTGAGGCTAGCAGAATTTAAGCTAAGTTATTCAATTCTCAATATTTCTGACACTGATGTTTTAGAAAAACTACAATTTATTGATGAAGTAATATCCAAATATACATTAAAACTTGAATTAATTGAGAACAATGTCTTAGTATCAGTTTTTGAGCCACTACAAACCAATACTAGCAAAGTAAATGACAAATTAGATGTATCGAATACAGAGATTATTAAAACTCAATCTATTTCTCAAAAAACTGGATTTCTACCCCGGTCTTTAGGAATCACGTTTAATAAAATTCAAGCAGATTTTACACCGCAGGCAGAAGAAAATTTTGTTAGAAATTACCGAATCTCTAGAAATAGAACAAGAACTGCTCTAAGATTTTTCTTAATTTTAATCCTCGTTCCACTGTTAACGCAACATTTTTCTAAACAAATATTAATAAATCCCATTGTAGAACGAAATATTAACAAAAGTAATACCCAAATATTCCTCAATTCAGAAATGGAGGAAAATGCACTTCAGGAATTGAAAACTTTTGAAGAAAGATTGAAATTTGCCAGTTTATTGAAACAAGCCCCAGAACTTTCTGTTGAGGCGATTGAAGAAAAAGTTAAAAAGAAAGCAATCGAGATAGCTGAGGATTTTAATCGTAAAAGCAGTAGCGCTATTAGTAATATATTTGCGGATATCATTTCACTGATTACTTTTGGCATAATTATTTTTATGAGCAAAAGGGAAATAGTGATTGTCAAATCTTTTATAGATAATGTTGTCTATGGTCTAAGCGACAGTGCTAAGGCTTTTTTAATTATTTTGTTCACTGATGTATTTGTCGGATTTCACTCACCACATGGATGGGAGATTCTTCTAGAAGGATTGGGAGAACATTTAGGTCTATCAGCTAATAGAAGTGTAATATTTTTATTTATCGCTACATTTCCCGTGATTTTAGATACTATAGTTAAATATTGGATATTCCGTTATTTAAGTCGGTTATCGCCTTCAGCATTAGCTACATTAAAAGAAATGAATGAATGA
- a CDS encoding DUF1338 domain-containing protein yields the protein MTPQTALHLYSLLWQEYSARVSYARTYQQMITAAGGTVANDHIAFRSLRVLVDTQQGQINLGIEYIGQLAEALGYVVAGEYTFPETHLYARHYRHPQQEEFDLPKLFISELIVDELPANTVQLIQQTITANQYQLAFPLNHLFTKEENLENTIQQLQKVFTRPWQPPRRSIVEQVNQVTQYGAWVLLHGYAVNHFTGYVNRQNTLEYPDIETTVLGLTNLGVPMKAEIEGNIAYGLRQTATQAVTEMVTVLDDINSAEIQIPWTYAYYEIAQRYPVEIEPGKHLLFDAFLGKNAQQLFEMTSTKSLKSEVCTSAGKQATRSVSAGEV from the coding sequence ATGACACCTCAAACAGCCCTCCATCTCTACTCATTACTTTGGCAAGAATATAGTGCCAGAGTCAGTTATGCCCGCACCTACCAGCAAATGATTACCGCTGCAGGTGGGACAGTCGCCAATGACCACATTGCTTTTCGGTCTTTGCGTGTGTTAGTGGATACTCAACAAGGTCAGATTAACCTAGGGATTGAATACATTGGGCAACTTGCCGAAGCTTTAGGTTATGTAGTAGCCGGGGAATATACTTTTCCTGAAACACATCTCTACGCCCGTCACTATCGTCATCCACAGCAAGAAGAATTCGACTTACCCAAGCTATTTATTAGTGAGTTAATTGTCGATGAATTACCAGCGAATACTGTCCAACTAATACAGCAAACAATAACTGCAAATCAATACCAATTAGCCTTTCCTCTTAACCATCTTTTCACAAAAGAGGAAAACTTAGAAAATACTATCCAACAACTGCAAAAAGTTTTCACCCGTCCTTGGCAACCACCACGACGTTCTATTGTAGAACAAGTAAATCAGGTCACTCAATATGGTGCTTGGGTACTATTACATGGTTATGCAGTTAACCACTTCACAGGCTATGTTAACCGCCAGAACACATTAGAATACCCGGATATTGAAACTACCGTGCTTGGTTTGACTAATCTAGGCGTACCAATGAAAGCAGAAATAGAGGGTAATATTGCTTATGGTTTGCGTCAAACAGCCACTCAAGCCGTCACAGAAATGGTGACAGTACTAGATGATATTAATAGTGCAGAAATTCAGATTCCCTGGACTTATGCTTATTATGAAATTGCCCAGCGATATCCCGTAGAAATTGAACCAGGCAAGCATCTACTGTTTGATGCTTTTTTAGGAAAAAATGCCCAGCAATTATTTGAAATGACTAGTACTAAAAGTTTGAAGTCTGAAGTCTGTACCTCTGCGGGGAAGCAAGCTACGCGTAGCGTCTCCGCAGGAGAAGTCTGA